Within Topomyia yanbarensis strain Yona2022 chromosome 2, ASM3024719v1, whole genome shotgun sequence, the genomic segment aaatagttttttttgccataaataaagattttgagggtatattaattTGATCAAATAACCTAACCTTTACtaaatcacttgaaaagtacattcttttttattttgtaacccCCTTGTAATTATTCATTATGGTACAAGAGTCGACAATTTTTTtatagtatttgtagtatttgtataCTCATAACAAGGTCGTCGAATTATGTATACTTCCATGTGCTCGCCAGCTTCTACCTCGTGCCTCAGCTTTGTAAGTAATTGTTTGTCACAATTTGAGTCCTATATATATGCTCCCAAACGACTCCAGATGAAAGGGCGGCCAAGAAGCTTCTACCATAATTCCAAATTTGCGTAAACAAATTAATAATCGTCATCACCGAATCCTAATTGAATGTATTTTAGAGTTCCAGGTTACTTGATCTTGAATCGCCAGTTTTCAACCTCCATGGACGCCCACAGCACGCGCATCTTCCTCAATGAACCGCCAGCGATAGCGGGGTATACCGCGCAGTCTACGACctcttccaggttctctgctGATCATAACTTTAGCTGGTTCTCTCTTGTCATACAAGCTCAGCTCATTGTAGTGTGccgtgttttatcagccttcCAACCATGCTGGCCATGGTTATATACTTGGCACCGTTAGGGGTTCATGCGACTGTGCTATTCTTAGGCTGTGGGGCTTTAGCTGACTACGTAAACCACATTCGCAGAAGCAACATGCATTGTTCCTTCgcggctaacatcgttatcatatGACACTAGTGTTCTAACATATATGAATTTGTTTGTACCGTACCGTACCCTATCGATTTCCACCTCGAACCCaacgtcgcacagtggcgggtcttcagacaaaacctcaaatgtaacctaatttggctgaaaatcacaattaaagctaattttgaggtgctgagctcatttttgatgccaaaagtcgtaaaatattaaatgcatttttccatacagtgtcattgaacctttcttataactatgatcccgttttcatgatagattttccgtttcTGTTCACctatgtcagcaatatcataaaaaatgaagaacactactttaaatccattgtataacgtgttggtttactgtagattgtctaactattttacacaaaacaccatgtgcctccatatcagcaacaaatcttcaaaatctccttaaacctttttgcgcacctaggcgcagaacgagaccatgatattcgaaaaataGAGGTTATTTGctatagaatgtatactatgtgaccgttccgaaatgattccgaaatttgtacggaatacattagtgaaaaaagtatttttgatctgatcaccacaaacatatttaaacgaaagagtcatagttccaagcaaatttactaaatgtattttattcactaaccaagttctttcgttcttctacacaatgaaactagttgtgctcaaATCGGACGAAAATCAGatgagcaacatgcatttgaagtgaacagagcaatggtggttttggaaatgaaaatcattaaaaagtccggactttgctacgtttaaactcatgttaaaaatcatgttcttatccaataatcataaaattttgaatatacatcattcaatacatgagaaatttaggaaaaatataaaatatcaatatttcaaaaataaatttttgaggttttggccagtctccagccactgtgcgtcgtgCTCTCACGTTCtctaccagctaccatgtactttgtcttgtgaGAGTTTATAGTCAGTTCGATTCTTGCAGCTTTACTTATGAAAGGCAACAATGCCTCctccactgctctgcgatcaacgccaatgacGTCGATGTCATGTTCCTTCTGCACACCAGATCTTTGTATCGCTTGATTTTATCTTACCCAGCGTCAtacgaatcagcttaatcagttttgtcgggAAACCATGCTCAATCAGATGGTGAgtccgcaagttgtattcccggaatataTTCAGAATTTGTCGCTGGGTAAACATATGGTCCGTCGTTGATCGTTGATCGACCGACAAAGCATTCAGCCAACAGGCGCAGGGTCCTCAATAAAACACGAGAgactaccttgtaggcggcattgaGTTATGCCTAAGAAGATATTATGTTCGAGTTTGTAGCACTTCTTGAAGATAGGACATATGaggccattcaaccaatccAACGGCATTTTTTCTTCCACGCAGATCATCTCGATAACGGAGTGGATTGCTTCTCACAGGTCTCTTAGACTTTTAGAAATTCATCCGGAATTCCGCCCTTCCCAACGGCCTTATCGTTGTTAAGCTCTCGCACCTGACCAACGCACCTGATTTTTAACAGGAACGGaaacacctttccaatggaattaaaagattgtaaatacaaagtatactttttgagttatagacatttaaaaacaaacaagttgtttacaaaaaaagttcaatagctTTGTAGTTGAGTTTTGATAgtttgtgtagaacgatttttcccCAAATACAACTCTCTATCACCGCTCgaaagattcttaaccatgaaccaaacactctGTATATGTTCCGTGGTTTAATCCCAGCAAATTAGTCTGCATACTCCCACTACTTTAAGTACGTTCGTTCGGAAACTAATCTCAGTTGAATCTTTTGGGACTGAGCAATATGTATATAATTTTGTTCGATTGCATCCGTCGTCTTGATCCCCTACTTTTTAATAGTCAATCGcctaaataatataaattcaagCGTTTCACCCACATTTGATTTTGATCGTGATTATTGAAACTTgatgaattattaaaaaaaatggaatagaaatttttttagtaggaaatgccgccccctgattttgccgctcggggcggttgccccctgattttgccgctcggggcggttgcccccttcgcccccccccttagcgccgccactgctGGCAACATAAAACTTTTGTCTCGGAGGTTTTTTGAAATCCAGTGTGGCAGTTCGAGAAAATAAACAACcttgtgaaatatttttgcacattttttgtCTCGAAAATTGAATCGCGCCAAATCCGTGCGATGCGTCAAATCGAGAACAGTAAACGCACCAAATCCGCGAAATTCGCAAAAACCGTGCAATCAGCTCCTACCGTAACAACCCTGCGTTTTGATGAATTTGGAATCGATACGTGGGAATAATCCTACCGTATAAAATCCAGCCAATATCTTGCTTGGCTGGTTTTCTGTCTTTGACATTGGGAACGCTGCCCTCGCAGAAAAAAAACTCCTGCAAAAAGCAACAACAAAAACTCGGGTATATCGTCCCGTTTCCTAAGCGATACTACATCCCATCTTCATGCGACAAAGTCACATTTTGTTTCTCACGGGGTTCGATGGAGTTGGCACACTCGAGAAAATCTTGAGTACCGGAACAAAGCACCATCATCCTCCAGTTGGCAATTAAGTGTAAAAACAAACGACGGAGGCGGATCACTACGTATTACGACGATGAGTACACTCTCAAGATATAGGctggtcgtcgtcgtcgtcctcCTACGTCACACGGCGATAGAGGAGACACGACTTGTATATGTATATTGTATGTGAGCATATAAACACTTACCTTTGATGACGGGGGAAATGTATGTTTTTTTCGCGGTCGTAAGCGAAAGATGTAACCCAATGGGCACCCTTGACGGTGGAAAAAGGACTTTTCTCTGTTGCATTTGGGGAATTCAAAGAAGACGGTTTGTTTGTTCTtctcttgttttttttctttcagcgGGCTATGATTTTATTTAGCCtcacatttttttccgttttttcATACAGTGGTTCTCTTGTTTTACTTTCATTTGTTTTTGATGGCTTTCGAGTTGCAGTGATTCcatgtttttgttgttgttggcgTTCGAAAGTTCTTCTCTGTTTTGTGTAATAATCATAACGCACCTTCTTCTCTAGGACCAGTACATTGGGTGCATATGATTTGTTTTTTCAGTAAGTTTGCCGTTCTTGTTCTTGGTTTTTCTTTTGTtgcttgtttttttctttttattatgTTTTTGCCGTTGCAGTTAACTTGCTTGTGATCAGATTCTTTAATCCATTGATACAATCAAGTGGTTATCATATATGCTTATCTATATTATGCTGGATAATGTGTCGCATTGCATAATTAAGTCCTTAAAACTATTATTCATACAGATAGTATATAGTGAAATCATGCTGCTGCTTACTTTATTTAAAGCATATCAATAGTTTAACTTGGTTAGTTATATGTTGtttaaattttcaatcaatAACATTTTTGTTACTTATATCAACAAGACATGTCTTGCAATATGCAATTGCATattgttcatattttttcagtatatGAACCGTATTCTCTTTAATATTCATGCTGCTGCTTACTTATGGTAACATCTTAGATCTACAGTTTCATTTaatgtttttgaaatatttttacaataagtcATTCTTCGATTGTAAAAGATACAGCTGCATGCTATAAATGTATCTTTTACAGTTTCTCTTTATTCTATTAATCATACCTCAAAACTAATAATATTTCTTCCAAGCAGAATCCCCGGATTCCAATTAATCCGGGTATTGCCAACGTCGATCAGTTTTGCATGAGGTTATTCTTAAAGCTATATTTGATGATCTTTTTTCTTCTCTATCCATAGGTATGAAAGTTTTGATGAGTATAGTTATATGCTTCGAATGAATGATCATTTTCAGTTTCAATGTATTTACGATGTTGTAAACACACTTGTTTCTGTAAcaatgtttattttctttttttctttctttcttacTTAATTTTATATAAGTGACATTAGCTTTCTTCTGCATTTCCAGATGTTGCTACCATTGGTTGTCGTTATTCTCCGGTTTTAAATCGAATTAGATCCAAAAAAGTGTAGACGTTTCGCGCGCCCCTGGCAAGTGGATATCCGTTGCGGGGGGCGCGTGTCGAAACGGTGTATTGTATGTTTcactaaacaaataaacaataataagtgattaatttcatgcatttttttttgtttattttgtgtgTTCATTGGCATTCCTGTTTTTTAAAGCGTGGCCCAACCGAGCTTCTAGAGAGCTGGCTGGTACCAAAACACTTTTTGTTCGCTATTAGTGTGTTTTTCTCAGCACAACCTTTTTTTGTTGGAATTTGGTACTGTTCAACAGCGAatgtagaacattttagttgCCTCCGAACAAAGATTAAACATTTAAAACTGCTacttattttttagttttttgtttcttttggtAATCAGTGATGTAATTCGTAATTGTTTTTTTACCATGTCACAAATACATTATTGTTAAGAAACTTGAAACTTTTATTCCACTAACATACATGTATGATCATAAATTGCATATTAATATCGTGCACGTTCAATATATTGTTGTTTATAGTATGATTTTTCTTTAGGATTAGTAATCCAGCAAAGTTTTTTTCCAGCTGTTTTTAAATACAAACTGTAGAACATAAGCCATTTCTATGTAACTAATATTTGAAGCTAATTCCGGTTCTGCATTTTACCCTACTTTGCCAAACTACTGTGAACAGTTCATATCAATCTTTTAACCTTCCATTTACTCATTCCTATccaatttcctttttttttaatttcctttCGTAATGCTCGAAAATTGCAATTATAATAACGCATTAAGTATGGTAAATTTGTAGTGTTTATCTTCGATAACTGTAGTTTGAATAAACTAACACAAGCCAACAACTAATCTAAAGTGTAATATTTTGGTTCACGCAATAAGTGATAAATTTCTATTGAATGTTAAACGACCGGTCGTCGTCAACCATCGGCTTCCCACTTCTCTCCCCCTTTCGTTCCGGCCGGCCCGATCAATCCTCGCCTTGTGGGACCTGCGAGCTTAGGCTCGCTCTTAGCTGCTGATCGACCGGAAACGGTGCCCCGTGGCCGGGTATTATGACATCGGCCAGCATCGCTAGTTTCGCGCGATTGCGACGCTGTGCCGTGGGGTTCTCACTGCCGGCATCCAGCCACAGCCGTTCGTCGGCGATGTCCTGATGCCGCTCGAAGAGGTCCCCCACGATGACAACCAGTCCGGTTGGGGCTAGGTTGCTAGCCCGGACCAGCACCGAGACGCATGACAGCGTGTGACCGGGCGTTTCGATGATCTCGATGGTGTCCGTTAGGCGATAGGGAGCTGGAAAAGAGATGGGAAAGAACAGAACTATGTAGCGTTTGTGTTTTTGTCAAGATAAACTTTATATTTATATATGTATAACTTTTCCTtgtgatttttgaaataaaatcagAGCCGTAGCATGCGGTTGGCCAGGATGGTCCCCGCCAAGGGCGCTAACATTAGGGGGAAGGGCGGcaaaatcttgatctgctttttaaaataagtgaggttaaGTCATGAAATTAGTCACGAAAATAGTATCATTCCCTGgtacacacaaaattattgtttgaaagtcgaactgacaaagaaaaccaaaacagacAGAAAAAAGGGGCATAACTGAGACTCTACCAAAGGCGTCAAAAGACTACGCCACGGTCCTGTTAGTCCAGAATAAACAACAAACAAGacaaagacttcaaatttcaacaaaaattttgcacactttttcCGGTCGTTTTCTCAGTTTAATAAGAACAAGAGGAACACAAAGGTGGTTATGGTCAGTAAAGCAAGTCGCCTTTTCtaaagctgtagcaaagatcgtagaGTAAGCTAGATTAACCTAGATCTAACCAATCCcgcactaagttgaatctctggttgaaatgtcacatggtttttggtgttcctggaagcgttGGAAACTGTTTGTTTCTTCTTAATTGACCAGAtgctgtttgcttcggatttgtggcGGAGCATTTTCTTGCTGGTGTATTTAGCGGCCtttcaaaagagaaaaaaatatggATACGAAGACTCATTTTcttgtaattagtgcaatactgcatgcatgacgcgcggcacaaacaaccgatcatgcagacgatccttgtcgaagaagacaCAAAGCAATCTCGACAAAAGGTCACCCGACACTAGTTTGAAGGTCCGGTGCGATTGTCACTCAAAGTCTTCGCTTACTGGAGCAAGGGGTGTTGAAAACAGACAATCCCGTCcgtcagtagatccacgcatgccaaATTCGAATCGATAattacaccatcgatctcaactttgtaagcaggcatgtaaacgcgttagttcttcatgaaagttttgtcgccagtaacgtcatttgtttgctttagacaaaatatcacaatcctgtacttatctaggcgaactttcgagatatctggcaTAGCTGAATATATCTGCGTCTTGCGGAATATTAGACGaactatctttgatccgaaaaaAAGATCGCATACGGTCGAACCCAGTTCATTATGTTTGATTTTATATGGAAGCTCGGATCTTTGGCAATGAATCTTGTTCCACATCCAATTTAGGAGCATTTGGGTCAATTGAGGAGTACACTTAATATACGGTAGAGTCTAGAGTGCCACTATTTATGGTCttcctgaaatttcaaatcggaCACACCTCAAAAGCATTGGTACCTCGAAAAAAGTCCCATTGCAAAATTTGAGCGCAATCAAAAAACAATGTCATGAAGCGTCGAGATCTGGtataatgttgaaaaaatggtACAAGGAATCTTTTTGAATTGAGATGGGACTTAAGTTTGGAAAtacagtttttattttttttttgcatgccAAATGTTTTAGAAATAGTGAGTCGCATCAGTCGCATGTGTTATTTTGCTTAATTGAGCTTAGATTCCGCTACCTCTACCCTTTATTGGCCACTGATACTCCTGTATCGAGTGACATTGACAGGCCAGACCAACCGAAGTGACGGTTGCCTTAATACCTGACAGTTAGTCCGCTGTTGCAGTCGTCAGATTTTGCGTCGTCTGGTCTCGTTCTGCAAGTTTGCAACAAGtttgcatacaatgtctaacctacattttttcttactactttgaggctactttatgaaaatgtattgtgaaaaccttaaagttttattctttttttgagaaaacacaGTTGATCTCATGTAACGTGAAAGATGTTTTCTGCTATGTTTCAATtacgtttgattcaattacgtcaaaaatggtGACCTTCTTCGTTTCTGATGGAACTTTTTACGTTTCATTTATATGGAAGATTAAGTATGTCACtgttaaacaaacaatttttattcaagagtaatatttaaaaagggcgtataaGATATTGAATATACTACTTTggaatatattgttcgaaaatcacCATTtatgcagcaaaactatatgatagagAGTTCTAGGAAATTAATTCTTCTGTGCGAATATTTTTTGGCGAAATGTTTCAAaaagaaaagacagaaaagttgcaaaatacaattacaaaaCACAATGAACGCAAACTTAACAATAGCAGAAACAGTGATTGCATTATTAagaagttattagtaagaaagcATTTTTAACACTGACTTAAAGTATGCTTCTAAATTTCCTAATATTTtccagtcataaatataattttcttatacactattaatactaaatatcaCTTCGAAGCAAAattctctttagaaaaattttccaatacatgtttttttttcaaaaacaatatatggtagtgaaaat encodes:
- the LOC131678871 gene encoding metallo-beta-lactamase domain-containing protein 1-like, whose translation is MNEIVVLNEGYSYMEKDDDSVMIANCTCTLIKSHDCNIIVDTMTPWDGDLLLQRLRESRLNPDDITWVVSTHGHSDHLGNNNLFLKAKHIVGTNVSQRNRYFVHDFSRAPYRLTDTIEIIETPGHTLSCVSVLVRASNLAPTGLVVIVGDLFERHQDIADERLWLDAGSENPTAQRRNRAKLAMLADVIIPGHGAPFPVDQQLRASLSSQVPQGED